DNA from Propionispora vibrioides:
GAATATGGGCCAGACGCATTTTCAAATCCCGTGGATGGAGCGTATGATTCTCCATGCCCAGACGGATTTGATCCAATTCATCTAATTCCACATCGGTAACCAGTTCATAATAACGCAGCATTAACTCATCAGGCACTGACATGGCCTTGCCGTAAATTTCCTTCGGCGATTCATTAATACCGATATAATTGCCCAAACTTTTACTCATTTTATTTACGCCGTCAAGCCCTTCCAGAATGGGCATCATAGCCGCCACCTGCGGCTCCTGTCCATATTCCTCCTGGAGATGTCGGCCCATCAGCAGATTAAATTTCTGGTCGGTACCACCAAACTCAATATCGGCCTGAAGCGCCACCGAATCATACCCTTGCATTAAGGGATAAAAAAATTCATGCACGCTAATCGGACGGCCTTCTTTAAAGCGCCTGCTGAAATCGTCGCGCTCCAGCATCCGGGCCACCGTATACTTAGCCGCCAGTTTAACAACGTCTGAAAACTGCAGCGGCGCCAGCCAGGAGCTGTTAAACACGACCTCTGTTTTTTCTTTATCTAAAACACGAAATATCTGTTCTTCATAGGTTTTCGCATTTTTAAGCACATCTTCTTCGGTCAGAGCCTTGCGGGTTTCCGATTTTCCCGAAGGATCGCCGATCCGCCCCGTAAAATCACCGATAATAATAATAATCTGATGTCCCAGATCCTGAAATTGTTTTAGCTTGCGCAGCACAACCGTATGCCCCAAATGAATGTCCGGTGCCGTAGGGTCCAGTCCCAGCTTGACCTTTAACGGAACACCGGTAGTAACTGACCGTTTCAGTTTTTCCACCAATAAAGGTTCCGGCAATATTTCGGCAACACCGCGTTTAATAATGCGTAGCTGCTGCTCAACAGACAACATAATTCTACCCCCATAACCATTAAATAATATAAATTCAGCATCCACTGTTATAACTGCGTGATTCCAGCCGCATTATACCACAATCGTCTGGAAATTGCAAATTTTACCTGATTTTCGATACTATAATCCCAATAACTCCAGCATTTGTTTATCAACAATTCCGTTGGCTTCCAGGCCATGCTCCGCCTGGAAATTTTTAACCACCTGTTCGGTATAAATACCGAAAATTCCATCCGAGCGTTCGCCAAAATAGCCCAATTCTTTCAGCTTCAACTGTAGCCTGGCCACATCTGACCCAGTCATTTGATATTTTAGATTGCGGGAAATTTTGATCTTTCTTCCCTCGATGCGTACCGGAGTACCAATGGGAACCCATTCAAACAATTCCTCTACATCCTTATTACGCATACGAATGCAGCCATGACTGGAAAACTGCCCAATACTCCAAGGCTTATTAGTGCCATGAATACCGTAGATCCCCCAAGGCACATTCAAGCCCATCCAGCGCGTTCCAAAACCCGTACCCCAGTCATAAGACTTCCACACCACATTCCATTCTCCAATCGGTGTCGGGGTCTTGCTCTTTCCGACGGCAATACGATAGGTTTTATGTAATTGATTGTCACTATATACTTCTAACGTGCGATCCTGTACTTTTATAACGATACTAACCACTCCGGCAGGCTTATCCTTTACCTGGCTGTCAGTACCGGCCAATTCCTGTTCATCCAGGTATTCAAAACCTAAAACCCCACAAATAATTCCCAAAATGACGAACATCGCCACACCGTACAGCAGCTTCCCTCTAACCCGGCCCAAACAATCTCCCCCCAATTTACTCTGTTCTCTAATATATGTCTTAAGCTCTTCAGATAGTCTGACTGCTAAAGCTCAGGGTGAAAGAGAAAAATAACATTATTAAAGGCGGGGGCTTTATGCCATAGACTAAATTTGTCCGACAAAAAAAGAAACCGGGTTGCCCCGGTTAATTAAGAACATATACTTTTGTCGATTGAATGCCATAGTCCAAGGCGGTCTGACGATCATCAAAGGCCAGATCAATCCGGTTCCCCTTAATCGCACTGCCTTGGTCTTCAGCGACGGCTTCTCCGTACCCTTCAATCCATAAGCGGCTGCCCATGGGAATTACCGCAGGGTCAACGGCGGCCACGCCTTTGCGCACCGTTCCGCCCATATACGTTTTATTGCCCCAATGGCCGTTATCCAGCATTCCTGGCGCATAAGCGGTTGAAGTCATATTAATTACCTTTTTGTAATTCTCCGGCGCACCGGCCAGCGAATCGTTTTGCTGTACAGCTACCGGCTGCAGCACGCCACTGCGGGACAGTAACTGCGAAATCAGCGCAACCTGCTGTTGATATGGCTTCAATTGGTCGTCCAAACGCTGTACCATTTGCTCCTTAACGGCCTGCTGCAATACAGCAGTATCTGCGCCGGGAATAAATGCCGCTTGGTTTACGGCCTGGTTGGTCTTTTCTATGGCCAGCTTTTTCAATACGTCCTTTACGTCCTGGTCCTT
Protein-coding regions in this window:
- a CDS encoding L,D-transpeptidase family protein, whose amino-acid sequence is MFVILGIICGVLGFEYLDEQELAGTDSQVKDKPAGVVSIVIKVQDRTLEVYSDNQLHKTYRIAVGKSKTPTPIGEWNVVWKSYDWGTGFGTRWMGLNVPWGIYGIHGTNKPWSIGQFSSHGCIRMRNKDVEELFEWVPIGTPVRIEGRKIKISRNLKYQMTGSDVARLQLKLKELGYFGERSDGIFGIYTEQVVKNFQAEHGLEANGIVDKQMLELLGL
- the tyrS gene encoding tyrosine--tRNA ligase; this encodes MLSVEQQLRIIKRGVAEILPEPLLVEKLKRSVTTGVPLKVKLGLDPTAPDIHLGHTVVLRKLKQFQDLGHQIIIIIGDFTGRIGDPSGKSETRKALTEEDVLKNAKTYEEQIFRVLDKEKTEVVFNSSWLAPLQFSDVVKLAAKYTVARMLERDDFSRRFKEGRPISVHEFFYPLMQGYDSVALQADIEFGGTDQKFNLLMGRHLQEEYGQEPQVAAMMPILEGLDGVNKMSKSLGNYIGINESPKEIYGKAMSVPDELMLRYYELVTDVELDELDQIRLGMENHTLHPRDLKMRLAHILVRLYHGPTAADEAQAEFIRVFQQRDLPTDIPEHSMAKDSEPVWLPKLLVTLGLAVSNSEARRAIVAGAVKINGDKCTDPDSQLALADDMIVQNGKRKFAKIKLQ
- a CDS encoding 3D domain-containing protein; this encodes MKKLAAIAFLMMSLTVFSPAITRVQASALDSLSQVLVKNSDKIDLQTLAQLQQLLEQNKDQDVKDVLKKLAIEKTNQAVNQAAFIPGADTAVLQQAVKEQMVQRLDDQLKPYQQQVALISQLLSRSGVLQPVAVQQNDSLAGAPENYKKVINMTSTAYAPGMLDNGHWGNKTYMGGTVRKGVAAVDPAVIPMGSRLWIEGYGEAVAEDQGSAIKGNRIDLAFDDRQTALDYGIQSTKVYVLN